One Thermococcus kodakarensis KOD1 genomic window carries:
- a CDS encoding DMT family transporter → MSKKHAVLAVILWSTVASAFKLSLRHLTPLQLLFYASLTSLLVFGLLHSREFSLDRRDLRSVYLGLINPFLYYLVLFSAYDRLPAQEAQALNYTWPLMLVLLSIPLLGRRPEPRTVLGLLVGFAGALVIATKGELTSLTFSDPLGVALGLGSAVIWASYWLLNLRDERPLVEKMFWNFLFGFAYVSTLVLVSGEFQLPPLEGLAGAVYVGLFEMGVTFLLWYRAVEGDMAFASSIAYLVPFLSLFFISLIVGEKIAFSTILGLVLIVTGIVIGKK, encoded by the coding sequence ATGTCAAAGAAACATGCTGTCCTCGCTGTTATCCTCTGGTCAACGGTCGCATCCGCTTTCAAGCTCTCGCTTAGGCATCTTACTCCACTTCAGCTACTGTTTTATGCGTCTTTAACTTCCCTGCTGGTTTTCGGACTTCTCCATTCCCGGGAGTTTTCTCTCGACCGGAGGGATCTCCGTTCGGTGTATCTTGGGCTTATAAACCCTTTCCTTTACTATCTCGTTCTCTTCTCGGCATACGACAGACTGCCCGCCCAGGAAGCTCAGGCCCTCAACTACACGTGGCCCTTAATGCTCGTCCTGCTCTCCATCCCGCTCCTCGGAAGGAGACCTGAACCGAGAACAGTGCTCGGTCTCCTCGTTGGATTCGCGGGGGCGCTGGTTATCGCGACAAAGGGTGAGCTTACGTCCCTGACCTTCTCTGACCCGCTGGGGGTTGCACTCGGCCTTGGGAGTGCCGTTATCTGGGCTTCCTACTGGCTCCTGAACCTCCGCGACGAGAGGCCCCTCGTGGAGAAGATGTTCTGGAACTTTCTCTTCGGGTTTGCCTACGTTTCAACGCTGGTTCTGGTGAGCGGAGAATTCCAGCTCCCGCCGCTGGAAGGCCTGGCGGGGGCAGTTTACGTCGGGCTCTTCGAGATGGGGGTCACTTTCCTGCTCTGGTATAGGGCGGTTGAGGGGGATATGGCATTCGCCTCCAGCATAGCCTACCTTGTGCCGTTCCTGAGCCTCTTTTTTATATCCCTCATTGTGGGAGAGAAAATAGCTTTCTCAACGATTCTGGGGCTCGTTCTGATAGTCACTGGAATAGTTATTGGAAAGAAGTAG
- a CDS encoding DUF531 domain-containing protein: MATLTLALYNTYDTKRLHEAHLRAIARAAPIAYAYGFHLALVGFPLDGKPMEIAEEVSRHTTIGDGGKYLQELAKANKFHLLEFPKKGFPPQFGTPVATTRKPWPEKEITPLDLTREALSGRSFLLLIGLGRHGLPEEIFKIARYHMDVTGKRTSLETCTAMGAIGARIATYMEALKWKSGKKTSHGSF; this comes from the coding sequence ATGGCAACGCTGACCCTTGCATTGTACAACACTTATGACACAAAACGTTTGCACGAAGCCCACCTGAGGGCAATAGCCAGGGCCGCGCCCATAGCGTATGCCTACGGGTTCCACTTGGCCCTCGTTGGCTTTCCGCTCGACGGAAAACCGATGGAGATAGCAGAAGAAGTCAGCAGGCATACCACGATCGGAGATGGGGGAAAGTACCTCCAGGAACTGGCTAAGGCAAACAAGTTCCACCTTCTCGAATTCCCTAAGAAGGGGTTCCCTCCACAGTTTGGGACTCCAGTTGCAACAACTAGAAAACCTTGGCCGGAGAAGGAGATAACCCCCCTCGACCTAACGAGGGAAGCGCTCTCGGGCAGAAGCTTTCTCCTCCTCATAGGGCTTGGACGGCACGGCCTGCCGGAGGAAATCTTTAAGATTGCAAGGTACCACATGGATGTGACTGGAAAGAGAACGAGCCTCGAAACGTGCACCGCGATGGGCGCGATAGGCGCTAGAATAGCAACGTACATGGAGGCGTTAAAATGGAAGAGTGGAAAAAAGACGTCGCATGGGTCGTTTTGA
- a CDS encoding DUF99 family protein translates to MIRKVKPQIRVLGFDDGTFSFSSKLKHEKTILIGVVMKGSLEVVGVLSRWITVDGRDVTDAMINSVNSSRFKDLRVILLKGITYAGFNVVDLERLHNETGLPVVVVVRKKPDILAMEDALRKHFRDAEERIALLRKTPPLVELVPDKLYFQTVGLDEKTAAEVIKVTTRTGFIPEPLRLAHMIASAVMTGESKRE, encoded by the coding sequence ATGATACGAAAGGTTAAGCCCCAGATCAGAGTACTCGGCTTCGACGACGGCACCTTCTCCTTTTCTTCAAAGCTGAAGCATGAAAAGACGATACTGATTGGAGTCGTGATGAAAGGCTCCCTTGAGGTCGTTGGCGTTCTCTCGCGCTGGATAACCGTTGATGGAAGGGACGTTACCGACGCTATGATAAACTCCGTGAACTCATCACGGTTCAAGGACTTGAGGGTTATCCTTCTCAAAGGGATAACCTACGCCGGGTTCAACGTCGTTGACCTTGAGAGGCTCCACAACGAGACGGGTCTCCCCGTGGTGGTAGTCGTTAGGAAGAAACCGGATATCCTGGCAATGGAAGATGCCCTGAGAAAGCACTTCCGTGATGCGGAAGAGAGAATAGCCCTGCTCAGAAAGACTCCCCCTCTTGTTGAACTTGTACCGGATAAGCTCTACTTCCAAACTGTTGGTTTAGACGAGAAAACGGCCGCTGAGGTGATTAAGGTCACGACGAGAACGGGTTTTATCCCTGAACCCTTAAGGTTGGCTCACATGATAGCAAGCGCCGTGATGACGGGCGAGAGCAAACGGGAGTAG
- a CDS encoding RAD55 family ATPase — protein MITGRVERVPTGIEGFDPLIEGGFVKSKSYLITGPPGSGKTTFGVQFLVDGAKRGEKVAYISLVQDPEEVIKDYERFDPAVWNYVQKGNLILYDLGKELWGSTAKPPQWSSVMFRIKDLVRESNITRLVIDPLTAIDFPTSDPAEKRAELATFLRTMSALGITSLLIAELTDLDRYSEEHYLVDGVIMLHYYLEGNDMARAIQVLKMRRTRHETKMYRLEFGPKGLVVRGPVL, from the coding sequence ATGATTACTGGAAGGGTTGAAAGGGTTCCAACTGGTATCGAAGGGTTTGACCCCCTAATAGAGGGGGGTTTTGTTAAGTCAAAGTCATACCTCATCACTGGCCCTCCTGGAAGCGGGAAAACGACATTCGGTGTCCAGTTTCTGGTTGATGGTGCCAAAAGGGGCGAGAAGGTAGCTTACATATCCCTCGTCCAGGATCCTGAAGAGGTAATAAAGGACTACGAGCGTTTTGATCCGGCAGTCTGGAACTACGTCCAGAAGGGAAACCTGATACTGTACGACCTGGGGAAGGAGCTCTGGGGTTCGACCGCAAAGCCGCCCCAGTGGAGCAGTGTCATGTTCAGGATAAAAGATCTTGTCCGGGAAAGCAACATAACTCGCCTTGTAATAGACCCGCTCACGGCCATAGACTTCCCGACTTCTGACCCCGCTGAGAAGAGGGCAGAGCTTGCCACGTTCCTCAGGACAATGAGTGCCCTCGGGATAACCAGCCTTCTGATAGCAGAGCTGACCGACCTGGACAGGTACAGCGAGGAGCACTATCTCGTTGACGGCGTCATAATGCTCCACTACTACCTGGAAGGCAACGATATGGCAAGGGCAATCCAGGTTCTCAAGATGAGGAGAACAAGGCACGAGACCAAGATGTACCGCCTGGAGTTCGGACCAAAGGGCCTCGTTGTTAGGGGGCCAGTTTTATGA
- a CDS encoding acylphosphatase — protein MKRVRAHLRIYGRVQGVGFRWSMSREARKLGVHGWVRNLPDGTVEAVIEGDPERVEALIGWAHQGPPLARVTRVEVKWEEPEGLEGFKVVG, from the coding sequence ATGAAGCGGGTAAGGGCACACCTTAGAATATACGGAAGGGTTCAGGGGGTTGGTTTTCGCTGGAGCATGAGCCGGGAAGCCAGAAAGCTTGGAGTCCACGGATGGGTCAGAAACCTGCCGGATGGGACGGTGGAAGCCGTTATCGAGGGCGATCCTGAAAGGGTGGAGGCTTTAATAGGATGGGCGCATCAGGGGCCGCCGCTGGCCAGGGTCACAAGGGTCGAGGTAAAATGGGAAGAACCCGAGGGGCTGGAGGGCTTTAAGGTCGTTGGGTGA
- a CDS encoding dipeptidase, with product MIFDAHSDLPTFVYDEKKSGATRVLERNYYRFFGDKITSRVMAIWTRPERRKDATAYGLEVLNTLLKDIDESDSFELVRNVEEMQKTIREGRVALWLGLEGGEPIGESIELLEVFYRLGLRVLTLTWSLRNAIGDGVFERTNGGLTRFGVEVVGKAEELGIVVDLSHINEAGFWDTLDVTSFPVIASHSNARALCDSPRNLTDEQLKAIAERDGVVGAVAIPSFVDREKPTIEKYVEHIEYMADLIGYEHVGLGFDFVYYLREWGGKSVEGFENESKIPELLNLLHERFSKKEVEGITFKNFERVFERIT from the coding sequence ATGATATTCGACGCGCATTCCGACCTGCCGACGTTCGTTTACGATGAGAAAAAGAGCGGGGCAACAAGGGTTCTTGAGAGGAACTACTATCGCTTCTTTGGGGATAAGATAACCTCCAGAGTTATGGCCATCTGGACGCGGCCCGAACGGAGAAAGGACGCAACAGCCTACGGGCTTGAGGTGTTGAACACCCTCCTCAAGGACATCGACGAAAGCGATAGCTTTGAGCTTGTAAGGAACGTTGAGGAAATGCAGAAGACGATCAGAGAAGGCAGGGTCGCCCTGTGGCTCGGCCTCGAAGGTGGAGAACCCATCGGCGAGAGCATTGAGCTCCTCGAGGTCTTCTACCGTCTCGGCCTCCGAGTTCTGACTCTAACTTGGAGCCTCAGGAACGCCATCGGTGACGGCGTCTTTGAGAGAACCAACGGCGGCCTGACCAGGTTCGGCGTTGAAGTGGTCGGAAAGGCTGAAGAGCTGGGAATAGTCGTTGACCTCAGCCACATAAACGAAGCTGGATTCTGGGACACGCTCGACGTCACATCTTTCCCCGTGATTGCGTCCCACTCAAACGCCAGGGCGCTCTGCGACAGCCCCAGAAACCTGACCGACGAGCAGCTGAAGGCGATAGCGGAGAGGGACGGCGTTGTTGGGGCCGTTGCAATACCCTCCTTCGTGGACAGGGAGAAGCCGACGATTGAGAAGTACGTTGAGCACATAGAATATATGGCCGACCTCATAGGCTATGAGCACGTGGGCCTCGGATTCGACTTCGTGTACTACCTTAGGGAATGGGGTGGAAAGAGCGTTGAAGGCTTTGAGAACGAGTCAAAGATTCCGGAGCTGTTAAATCTCCTCCACGAGAGGTTCAGTAAGAAGGAAGTTGAGGGGATAACATTCAAAAACTTCGAACGGGTGTTCGAGAGAATCACCTAA
- a CDS encoding ABC transporter permease, with protein sequence MFFRYPLRVISSVLVGIVFLLQFVYFGQAVLGGRYSALLEASTGLGDYPTYALIGYTLWWVSSSPIEAYVWGVRRELQRGTFETNVLSPSSLTAILLGLALSWMLMDSILMLIVFLFGVFLFKIPLSAVIILKSLPVIFLSLLAFLGFGFLFAGLVMLLKNIGPFAQLFEFGMLFFSGVFFPLTLMPNWVRSFAEFIPLTHAISTVRTIFSGGGYSQASSSIGWLVILAPLYWLIGYLLFRWAERLTRVIGYGGY encoded by the coding sequence ATGTTCTTCCGCTATCCCCTGAGGGTTATAAGTTCCGTCCTCGTCGGCATAGTCTTTCTCCTCCAGTTCGTTTACTTCGGGCAGGCGGTCCTCGGCGGGAGGTACTCGGCGCTTCTGGAGGCCTCAACAGGGCTTGGGGATTACCCGACGTACGCGCTCATCGGCTATACCCTCTGGTGGGTCTCTTCATCGCCCATAGAGGCCTATGTATGGGGAGTTCGGAGGGAACTCCAAAGAGGTACGTTCGAGACGAACGTCCTTTCCCCTTCGAGCCTGACGGCCATCCTTCTCGGCCTGGCCCTCAGCTGGATGCTCATGGATTCAATACTCATGCTCATCGTTTTTCTCTTTGGCGTCTTTCTGTTTAAAATCCCTCTCAGCGCTGTGATTATCCTCAAATCCCTCCCGGTGATTTTCCTCTCCCTTCTGGCATTTCTTGGTTTTGGGTTCCTCTTTGCGGGCCTCGTAATGCTTCTGAAAAATATAGGCCCGTTCGCCCAGCTCTTTGAGTTCGGAATGCTGTTCTTCTCTGGCGTCTTCTTCCCGCTCACCCTCATGCCGAACTGGGTGCGGAGTTTCGCGGAGTTCATTCCCCTTACTCATGCAATCTCAACTGTCAGAACCATATTCTCTGGAGGTGGATATTCACAGGCCTCCAGCTCTATTGGGTGGCTGGTCATTCTTGCCCCACTGTACTGGCTGATTGGTTATCTCCTGTTCCGGTGGGCAGAGAGGTTAACCAGGGTGATAGGTTATGGAGGTTACTGA
- a CDS encoding daunorubicin resistance protein DrrA family ABC transporter ATP-binding protein, with amino-acid sequence MKAVEVNNLRKSYPKKIPLPFRKVEWVEAVKGISFEVKRGELFGLLGPNGAGKTTTIKMLTTLLEPSGGSAKILGLDLIRDAREIRKRINLVAEGERTLYWRLSAYENLKYFARIYYVPKSEMEKRIEELLKLVGLWERRNDLVMSYSRGMKQRLAIAKALINDPEVLFLDEPTLGLDVQSALFVRDFVKRLVKEEGKTVLLTTHYMVEAEELCDRIAIIDHGRIIALDTPEGLKKLVKDEETVEIAVREFNPALLEKSPWKLAVVQSTEERTVLRGSVDEEDLPKLVEWLVKNQVKVVSVERKEPTLEDVFIKLTGRGLRD; translated from the coding sequence ATGAAGGCCGTTGAAGTTAACAACCTCAGAAAGAGCTACCCCAAGAAGATTCCCCTCCCCTTCCGAAAGGTTGAATGGGTCGAGGCAGTTAAGGGTATAAGCTTCGAGGTCAAGAGGGGAGAGCTCTTCGGGTTGCTCGGCCCAAACGGTGCGGGAAAAACGACTACGATAAAAATGCTGACGACGCTCCTCGAACCGAGCGGGGGGAGCGCCAAAATACTCGGACTCGACCTCATAAGAGATGCAAGGGAAATTCGGAAGAGGATAAACCTTGTGGCCGAGGGCGAGAGGACGCTCTACTGGAGGCTCTCCGCCTATGAGAACCTCAAGTACTTTGCGAGGATTTATTACGTCCCGAAATCCGAGATGGAGAAGAGAATTGAAGAGCTTCTGAAGCTGGTCGGGCTCTGGGAGAGACGGAACGACCTCGTGATGAGCTATTCACGCGGTATGAAGCAGAGGCTTGCAATAGCGAAGGCCCTGATAAACGACCCCGAGGTGCTTTTCCTCGATGAGCCCACACTTGGTCTGGATGTTCAGAGCGCTCTCTTTGTCAGGGACTTCGTGAAGAGGCTCGTAAAGGAAGAGGGAAAGACCGTGCTCCTGACCACTCACTACATGGTCGAGGCAGAGGAGCTCTGCGACAGGATAGCCATCATAGACCACGGAAGGATCATAGCGCTTGATACTCCCGAGGGCCTGAAAAAGCTCGTGAAAGACGAGGAAACAGTTGAAATCGCGGTGAGGGAATTCAATCCAGCACTTCTCGAAAAATCCCCCTGGAAGCTTGCAGTCGTCCAGAGTACTGAAGAGAGAACAGTGCTTAGGGGGAGCGTTGACGAGGAAGACCTTCCAAAGCTGGTCGAGTGGCTCGTCAAAAATCAGGTTAAAGTGGTCTCCGTCGAGAGAAAGGAGCCGACGCTTGAGGATGTTTTCATAAAGCTGACCGGAAGGGGGCTGAGGGATTGA
- a CDS encoding universal stress protein, producing the protein MFEKILYPTDFSDVSLHALHNCLPDLFELGAKELHLLHVIDITVAELQAFELEEIYKNKLEELAKTLREKGIDVKTSVRIGIPSLEIAEEAESIGADLIISPSVGENVWRQMFLGSTASNLVRATRRPVLLLKYSKKDDSFELPVKCSELFQRPLVALDFSECSEKITNAVAKFRELIEKGILLHSVDYGKIDELESNIEAAKKRLEEIAEKLGVEFEKEVMVGTASQAIIGTALAKKATLIVIGKKGRSIIKELILGSTAERVIRDSKLPVLLVPCE; encoded by the coding sequence ATGTTTGAGAAGATTTTGTACCCGACCGACTTCTCGGATGTATCACTTCATGCCCTTCACAACTGCCTCCCCGACCTGTTTGAGCTGGGTGCAAAGGAGCTCCACCTGCTTCACGTCATAGACATAACGGTCGCAGAACTCCAGGCCTTTGAGCTTGAAGAGATTTACAAAAACAAGCTCGAAGAGCTTGCAAAAACTCTCAGGGAAAAGGGGATTGACGTCAAGACTTCCGTGAGGATCGGCATTCCCTCCCTTGAAATAGCGGAGGAAGCGGAGAGCATAGGCGCTGACCTCATCATCAGTCCAAGTGTGGGCGAGAACGTCTGGAGGCAGATGTTCCTGGGAAGCACGGCTTCAAACCTCGTCAGGGCCACGAGGAGGCCAGTGCTCCTCCTCAAGTACTCAAAGAAAGACGACTCCTTTGAGCTCCCCGTGAAGTGTTCAGAGCTGTTCCAGAGGCCGCTTGTTGCGCTGGACTTCTCAGAGTGCTCCGAAAAAATCACGAATGCCGTTGCAAAGTTCAGGGAGCTAATTGAAAAGGGAATCCTGCTCCACTCGGTTGACTACGGAAAAATAGATGAGCTGGAGAGCAACATAGAGGCAGCGAAAAAGCGTCTAGAGGAAATTGCAGAGAAACTCGGAGTGGAGTTCGAAAAGGAGGTTATGGTTGGAACGGCCAGTCAGGCCATAATAGGAACGGCCCTAGCCAAAAAAGCAACGCTCATAGTCATCGGCAAGAAGGGCAGGAGCATAATCAAGGAGCTCATACTCGGCTCCACAGCGGAAAGGGTCATAAGGGACTCAAAACTCCCGGTGCTCCTCGTTCCGTGTGAATGA
- a CDS encoding ABC transporter permease: protein MEVTELRALWGVAVKSWRVFLSYKVWFISDIGMGFLFVGQALLIGLGLTGKRNSEALQRLTGYSDYVAFAVLGLLVLGFGLTFLSGFVWSVVDELYAGTLEYSFAAPMKRITFFLGNVLVRLFLSLLYMAIYLPVFKLLFGLGIDLLVVLKALPVLLLGSLGMVGLGMAAAGIVLYLKDPGPFISILEMLVFALSGAMYPLSVLPRALQTLAKALPYAPTTEALRKVVVYGYGSSTGELWYLAVISLLYSVLGYLIYKWSEKQARIVGLKSY from the coding sequence ATGGAGGTTACTGAACTCAGGGCGCTCTGGGGCGTCGCAGTGAAGAGCTGGAGGGTGTTCCTCAGCTATAAGGTCTGGTTCATCAGCGACATAGGGATGGGCTTCCTCTTCGTTGGACAGGCCCTCCTCATAGGGCTTGGACTTACCGGAAAGAGGAACTCCGAGGCCCTCCAGAGGCTCACCGGGTATTCCGACTACGTGGCATTCGCGGTTCTAGGTCTGTTGGTTCTCGGCTTTGGTCTGACCTTCCTCAGCGGCTTTGTGTGGAGCGTCGTTGACGAGCTGTACGCGGGAACACTGGAGTACTCCTTTGCCGCCCCGATGAAGAGGATAACGTTCTTCCTCGGCAACGTCCTGGTTAGGCTCTTCCTCTCGCTCCTTTACATGGCGATCTATCTCCCAGTCTTCAAGCTGCTCTTCGGGCTGGGAATTGACCTCCTGGTAGTCCTTAAAGCCCTCCCGGTTCTGCTCCTCGGAAGCCTTGGGATGGTCGGGCTCGGTATGGCGGCCGCTGGTATCGTGCTCTACCTTAAAGACCCGGGGCCCTTCATAAGCATCCTGGAGATGCTCGTCTTTGCCCTCAGCGGCGCAATGTACCCCCTCTCAGTTCTTCCCAGGGCCCTCCAAACTCTGGCGAAGGCCCTCCCCTATGCGCCGACAACGGAGGCCCTGAGAAAAGTCGTGGTGTACGGCTACGGCTCAAGCACGGGCGAACTTTGGTACCTTGCCGTGATATCCCTTCTGTATTCCGTTCTGGGGTATCTCATCTATAAATGGAGTGAAAAGCAGGCGAGAATCGTTGGCCTCAAGTCCTATTGA
- the cutA gene encoding divalent-cation tolerance protein CutA, protein MEAIIVYTTFPDWESARKVTRELLERKLIVCANLREHEAMYWWEGKIEEGKEVGAIYKTEVSKWKELRETIKELHPYDVPMIARIDLDKLNREYSEWMARVLFG, encoded by the coding sequence ATGGAGGCGATCATCGTTTACACGACGTTTCCAGACTGGGAGAGCGCCAGAAAGGTCACCAGGGAGCTCCTGGAAAGAAAGCTGATAGTCTGCGCAAACCTCAGGGAGCACGAGGCTATGTACTGGTGGGAGGGCAAGATCGAGGAAGGGAAGGAAGTCGGCGCCATCTACAAGACCGAAGTTAGCAAGTGGAAGGAGCTGAGGGAGACGATAAAGGAGCTCCACCCCTACGATGTTCCGATGATAGCTAGGATTGATCTCGACAAGCTCAACCGCGAGTACTCCGAGTGGATGGCGAGGGTGCTCTTCGGATGA
- a CDS encoding ADP-dependent ribose-1-phosphate kinase yields MKLDVIGIGNLNYDIIFTLERFPEFHEKINARGAHFGLGGAAANTISWLAHFGLKTGYIGAVGNDDVGEMHIKYFQGIGVDTGGIDVVEEPSGVAVAMVAGDDKRIVKYPGANLRRRFKPEYASRAKFLHLSSNPPELIEEAVNFASQRGIKVSLDIGEAPLPRELESKVDYLMMNEDEYRRKYGSLDPSLCRAKNLVVTLNGGGALVREGDNVFEVRGLSAKVVDSTGAGDSFDAGVIYGVLNGWSLLDSAKLGMLLAYLTVQKVGARSAIVPLEEVKRIAREVGLDLPFNRT; encoded by the coding sequence GTGAAGCTGGACGTCATCGGCATCGGCAACCTGAACTACGACATAATATTCACGCTGGAACGCTTTCCAGAGTTCCATGAGAAGATCAATGCCAGAGGTGCCCACTTTGGACTGGGCGGTGCAGCAGCCAACACGATAAGCTGGCTCGCCCACTTCGGCCTTAAAACGGGCTACATAGGGGCGGTGGGAAACGACGACGTTGGAGAGATGCACATCAAATACTTCCAGGGCATCGGGGTTGATACCGGCGGAATAGACGTCGTTGAAGAGCCCTCGGGCGTGGCAGTTGCGATGGTTGCAGGGGACGACAAGAGAATAGTCAAGTACCCCGGGGCAAACCTCAGGAGGAGGTTCAAGCCCGAATACGCATCGAGGGCCAAGTTTCTCCACCTCTCATCCAACCCGCCGGAGCTTATAGAGGAAGCAGTTAATTTCGCGAGCCAGAGGGGAATAAAGGTCTCCCTGGATATAGGTGAGGCGCCGCTCCCGCGGGAGCTTGAGAGCAAGGTGGACTACCTGATGATGAACGAGGACGAGTACAGGCGCAAGTACGGGAGCCTTGACCCGAGTCTTTGCAGGGCCAAGAACCTCGTGGTCACGCTGAACGGCGGTGGTGCGCTCGTCAGGGAGGGGGATAACGTCTTCGAGGTCAGGGGTCTGAGTGCGAAGGTAGTTGATTCGACGGGCGCTGGAGATTCCTTCGATGCGGGCGTTATCTACGGCGTCCTCAACGGCTGGTCCCTCCTCGACTCCGCCAAGCTTGGAATGCTGCTCGCGTACCTGACCGTCCAGAAGGTTGGGGCGAGGAGCGCCATAGTCCCGCTTGAGGAGGTAAAGAGGATAGCAAGGGAAGTCGGCCTGGATCTGCCCTTCAATAGGACTTGA
- the gcvT gene encoding glycine cleavage system aminomethyltransferase GcvT, with protein MVKRVHIFDWHKEHAKKVEEFAGWEMPIWYSSIKEEHLAVRNGVGIFDVSHMGEFIFRGKDALEFLQYVTTNDISKPPAISGTYTLVLNERGAVKDETLVFNMGNDTYMMVCDSDAFEKLDAWFNAIKRGIEKFGDIDLEIENKTYDMAMFSIQGPKARDLAKELFGIDINDLWWFQAKEVELDGIKMLLSRSGYTGENGFEVYFEDANPYHPDPSKRGEPEKALHVWKTILEAGEKYGIKPAGLGARDTLRLEAGYTLYGNETKEKQLLSTDIDEVTPLQANLDFAIFWDKEFIGKEALLKQKERGLPSKMVHFKMVDKGVPREGYKVYKDGELIGEVTSGTLSPLLGIGIGIAFVKPEYAVPGVEIEVEIRGKPKKAVTVAPPFYDPKKYGAFREE; from the coding sequence ATGGTCAAGAGAGTTCACATATTCGACTGGCATAAGGAACATGCCAAGAAAGTTGAGGAGTTCGCCGGCTGGGAGATGCCCATCTGGTACTCCAGCATAAAGGAGGAACACCTCGCCGTTAGGAACGGCGTTGGCATCTTTGATGTTTCCCACATGGGCGAGTTCATCTTCCGCGGTAAGGACGCTCTGGAGTTCCTCCAGTACGTTACTACTAACGACATAAGCAAGCCGCCCGCGATAAGCGGAACCTACACGCTCGTCCTCAACGAGAGAGGTGCCGTAAAGGACGAGACCCTCGTCTTCAACATGGGTAATGACACCTACATGATGGTCTGTGATTCAGACGCCTTCGAGAAGCTCGACGCCTGGTTCAACGCCATCAAGCGCGGAATTGAAAAGTTCGGCGACATAGATCTCGAGATAGAGAACAAGACCTACGACATGGCGATGTTCTCAATCCAGGGGCCCAAAGCTAGAGACCTCGCGAAGGAGCTCTTCGGCATAGACATCAACGACCTCTGGTGGTTCCAGGCCAAGGAGGTTGAGCTCGACGGCATAAAGATGCTCCTTTCGAGGAGCGGCTACACGGGAGAGAACGGCTTTGAGGTCTACTTCGAGGATGCAAACCCGTACCACCCAGACCCGAGCAAGAGGGGAGAGCCCGAGAAGGCCCTCCACGTCTGGAAGACCATCCTTGAGGCCGGCGAAAAGTACGGCATAAAGCCGGCCGGACTGGGAGCGAGGGATACCCTCAGGCTTGAGGCAGGATACACCCTGTACGGAAACGAGACCAAGGAGAAGCAGCTCCTCAGCACGGACATAGACGAGGTTACCCCGCTCCAGGCCAACCTCGACTTTGCGATCTTCTGGGACAAGGAGTTCATAGGAAAGGAGGCCCTCCTCAAGCAGAAGGAGCGCGGACTGCCGAGCAAGATGGTGCACTTCAAGATGGTTGACAAAGGCGTCCCTAGGGAGGGCTACAAGGTCTACAAGGACGGTGAGCTCATCGGTGAGGTCACCAGCGGAACGCTCTCACCTCTCCTCGGCATAGGCATCGGAATAGCCTTCGTCAAGCCAGAGTACGCGGTTCCAGGCGTTGAAATCGAGGTCGAGATAAGGGGCAAGCCCAAGAAGGCGGTCACAGTCGCTCCGCCCTTCTACGACCCCAAGAAGTACGGCGCCTTCAGGGAGGAGTGA
- a CDS encoding signal peptidase I, producing MEEWKKDVAWVVLTIIIVAGIHSGLRFVLHTDSPLVIVVSGSMEPVFYRGDVVLLKGVTDPSQVRVNDVIVYKRPGYPYPIIHRVRYISTVKLNGKEETCFVTWGDNNPVPDPPYPTSQGSLEVRMPNGMIAGCVPSYAVEAKAELVFPKIGLIPLWIRERIGL from the coding sequence ATGGAAGAGTGGAAAAAAGACGTCGCATGGGTCGTTTTGACGATCATCATAGTCGCCGGCATACACTCGGGCCTCAGGTTCGTCCTCCATACCGATTCGCCCCTGGTCATAGTCGTCAGCGGCTCGATGGAGCCCGTCTTCTACCGCGGTGACGTAGTTCTTCTGAAGGGCGTCACCGACCCGTCGCAGGTGAGAGTCAACGACGTGATAGTTTACAAGCGCCCAGGTTACCCCTACCCCATAATCCACCGCGTTAGATACATCTCAACCGTGAAGCTCAATGGAAAAGAAGAGACCTGCTTCGTCACGTGGGGGGACAACAACCCTGTTCCCGATCCGCCATACCCAACTTCACAAGGCTCCCTTGAAGTCCGTATGCCCAACGGGATGATAGCCGGCTGCGTCCCTAGCTACGCCGTCGAGGCCAAGGCAGAGCTCGTGTTTCCGAAAATCGGGCTAATTCCGCTGTGGATAAGGGAAAGAATAGGGTTATGA